The Raphanus sativus cultivar WK10039 chromosome 6, ASM80110v3, whole genome shotgun sequence sequence TTTGGCACGTTGCAGTGACTTAGACCGAGGAGACGcgaaagaagaggaggaggaagaagaagaagaagacgttgTAGACGACGACCAAGAAAACGAAGGACGCGACACGTGACGCTTTGGGTTGAAAAGGGTCTTCACTGATCGAGTTTGTTTCGTTCTATCTTTGCTCAGTATGTTCCCCGAGGACAAGGAGGAGGAGTAATATGAGGGAGGCGGCGTTAAGGGCGGAAGATGAAATGAATCAGAGAAACGAGAATGTTTAGGTGTGCCTGGCCGTGTCTCCCATAGAAACGGCACGGAAGCTCCTCCGTAGTAATAGATTCTCGATGATGAATTGACCTGCGAGCTCTCCTTTACGATTAAATTTGAAGATCTGACTCCTTTAGTTTTGTCTTCTGATCTTTCTGACATTGTCACTAAATGTTTGTAAGATGTTCGACGTGACCTAGCAAAACTCCCTCTCTTGGATATGTTTTGAGTCAGGTTTTATCAGAACTAAactaagaaaatgaaaaaaagaaaatgagacAAATGCTCATCTATTATTGAAAAGTGGTGCTTTGTTAGTGTAAGAGAAGTTTGCGGAATAATTAATGGATACTCTATTTGCATGGGATGTGTAAGCAAGCACATGTCATGTGCTtgtgttattttttcttttatttttttttgtattatctGTATTATTTTCTGGATTTCACAAGGATGAACATATGGAAGATATATATAGGACACTCGAAAACAATTGCAGAGGGCAATAAATGATTTAGATAATTAAAAACCGTTGTGACAATTAATTGGGTTGAAAATAATATACTATAAACGAGTACTCGTTGGATGTACAGTTGAGCCGTATTAATGAATAGTAGATGCCGTTCGTGGTCCGTattgatatttttcttcaatTCGATAGAGAAATATGAAGACAAAAAGTTAGTTAGAAAAATATAAGGCGTAGCTTCTCCTATTCATTtcatatatctaaaattatagattctaaatttataaacaaCAGTCTAGATAATTGTCTAGGGCCAGTTAGGTAGTTCTAGTTCAAGAAGTAGTCGGTTAGGTGGTGTAGGCTATAGATTCTAAAGGGCTGATATGTGTTCTAGACGGCTATTACTCACACCCAGAGATTAAATGGCTAAACTGCATTTAGTGTTGCAATCAAATACACTCCTTCGTTACATCTATACAGTCTACATAACATATGTTACGTTACATCGGTATTGTTTTCGAACTCTAGTTGTATATCGAAAATAAAAGTTGGTTCGGTTTTTAGATTGAAGTAGTTTCAAGATTGAATCAGATATTTTATACATGTCAAACATCTAATCATAATTTTCTCGAATACTCAATCTTTGTCCTCCTACCATTATAATTCCGAAAAACCTTAGGAAACTAGTTCGAAAGGTTCAAATATTGGATCAAAATTTCAACAACTGTCATACATATGTGCAAAACTAGTTAATACTAGGATATTACTCCTTATGTTTCACAAAAATGGcaaaataacattttgtttgttgcacaaaaaaatattttaaaattctaatgcactttataattatttttaatttaatattaaataaaaatgcattgatcatataaataatttaatttatcttACATATTAAcagttaataaatataattaataaaacataaaagtatttaaatcaTTTTCGTAATCTATGTAAAAAGTATCAAAACGAAAGAGTGAGTATATTTTTCCGTTCACTTGTATAACTTAAAATGGTTAAagtcttaatcaaaatattaaaaataaaaatttgcaGATATGAAGttaggaaataaaaaaaaaatattgtagaaCAACAATACTGCAATTTAAATTGAATAACTGTGATTAAACCATTAACTAATATAAACCTTTTCATGACATGGCAACAATGTGCTGACAAGGCATCACTGAATCCACGTCAGCAGATCATCTCTTCTTCGTCTGCGTTgtaagagatgaagaagatgttAAGATCCCAGAGCAAAGCAGAGTATAACAACAACTGTGCTTCTCTGGGCGATCGGAGAAATGTCAATCCTCCAACTCTCTACCTTCTTCCAACATTCTCTCCATCTCTCCGAGAAAATCTCCATCGTCTCCCAAGTCTTCTCGGATAGCTCGTTGTTTCCGTGGAGGGTAATGTATCTTCACAGTCTCTTCGTTTTTTTCATTCAGATTTGATTCAATTCTATATGGGTATTTGGAGAACTATACAAAAGTTCTCTCCTTTTTCCGCAAATGTGAATACTTGACTCGAATCACTGTCGATACTCTGTTCTGCAGAAGATGATAGATAAAGTATAATGCTTGATTTCAAG is a genomic window containing:
- the LOC108810317 gene encoding uncharacterized protein LOC108810317 yields the protein MSERSEDKTKGVRSSNLIVKESSQVNSSSRIYYYGGASVPFLWETRPGTPKHSRFSDSFHLPPLTPPPSYYSSSLSSGNILSKDRTKQTRSVKTLFNPKRHVSRPSFSWSSSTTSSSSSSSSSSFASPRSKSLQRAKSCYFSCSRSQVKEDDEEEIGLSSPTTALCYKRGFSSSVGSIKRVLCSVLSHRSSRNDLRLI